In one window of Streptomyces roseofulvus DNA:
- a CDS encoding HAD family hydrolase: MSPMTTNAPAGPLTVGFDLDLTLLDTRPGIRLTWETFAAAYGVDVDADLVVSRLGPPLEQEMAHWVPADQVTEMVARYRTLYGVHAFAPTVPMPGARDALDAVRQAGGRTVVVTAKNGPHAEQHFAHLGIEPDAIVGGLFAEGKAEALRAHGASVYIGDHTGDVRGAKAAGALSVAVATGPCAPEELREAGADVVLKDLTDFRAWWKTYLG; encoded by the coding sequence GCTCCCGCAGGCCCCCTCACGGTCGGCTTCGACCTCGACCTGACCCTCCTCGACACCCGCCCCGGCATCCGCCTCACCTGGGAGACCTTCGCCGCCGCCTACGGCGTCGACGTCGACGCCGACCTCGTCGTCAGCCGGCTCGGCCCCCCGCTGGAGCAGGAGATGGCCCACTGGGTGCCCGCCGACCAGGTCACCGAGATGGTCGCCCGCTACCGCACCCTCTACGGCGTCCACGCCTTCGCGCCGACCGTCCCCATGCCGGGCGCCCGCGACGCCCTCGACGCCGTACGCCAGGCCGGCGGCCGGACCGTCGTCGTCACCGCCAAGAACGGCCCGCACGCCGAGCAGCACTTCGCCCACCTCGGCATCGAGCCCGACGCGATCGTCGGCGGCCTGTTCGCCGAGGGCAAGGCGGAGGCGCTGCGCGCCCACGGCGCCTCGGTCTACATCGGCGACCACACCGGCGACGTCCGCGGCGCGAAGGCCGCCGGAGCCCTGTCGGTGGCCGTGGCGACCGGCCCGTGCGCCCCCGAGGAGCTCCGCGAGGCGGGCGCCGACGTGGTCCTGAAGGACCTGACGGACTTCCGCGCCTGGTGGAAGACGTACCTCGGCTAG